The following proteins are encoded in a genomic region of Deltaproteobacteria bacterium:
- a CDS encoding AraC family transcriptional regulator, with protein MTLPGGERRPAAPGRRNSAHIGTVAAAYASTLLDVACRRGANREYLLGRTRIRDADLAALSTRVPIGDLLDLFEAGRELSGDPLLGLHMGAEAKPRTFGALGYAAMGAATLAQAVALIPRYEQVVYDGGRTSVARRGSSVEVVWHSGLDSAGSERVRPLNEAIVAGWLGFGRFIAASRFPAEQVRFQHPRPSSVAELDGYDAFFGCPVRFEAVDNALSVPASLLEVPLLYHDDALRQVMERHATAAIRDLEEGRRFTRRVAAAIRDRLASGAPTAAAVGRQLGTSERSLRRQLSAEGQSYHGLLSEVRLELASCYLADPTLTLLDVALLVGYSDQSAFSTAFRRWTGRSPSSLRAPRPARGRDDDHA; from the coding sequence ATGACGCTCCCGGGGGGCGAGCGCCGGCCAGCGGCGCCCGGTCGTCGGAACTCCGCGCACATCGGGACGGTCGCCGCGGCGTATGCATCGACGCTGCTCGACGTGGCGTGTCGCCGGGGAGCCAACCGCGAATACCTGCTCGGGCGGACTCGCATCCGGGACGCAGACTTGGCAGCTCTGTCCACCCGCGTCCCGATCGGTGATCTGCTGGACCTGTTCGAGGCCGGCCGCGAGCTGTCTGGCGATCCGCTCCTCGGCCTGCACATGGGTGCGGAGGCCAAGCCGCGGACGTTCGGCGCGCTCGGCTACGCGGCGATGGGCGCGGCGACGCTCGCACAAGCCGTGGCGCTCATCCCACGCTATGAGCAGGTCGTCTACGACGGCGGTCGCACCAGCGTGGCACGGCGCGGGTCGAGTGTGGAGGTCGTCTGGCACTCGGGGTTGGACTCGGCTGGTTCTGAACGAGTGCGGCCGCTGAACGAAGCGATCGTCGCAGGGTGGCTCGGCTTCGGCCGCTTCATCGCCGCCTCGCGCTTCCCGGCCGAGCAGGTTCGGTTTCAGCATCCGCGACCGAGCAGCGTCGCGGAGCTCGACGGGTACGACGCGTTCTTCGGCTGCCCGGTGAGGTTCGAGGCCGTCGACAACGCGCTGAGTGTCCCTGCTTCTCTGCTCGAAGTACCGTTGCTCTACCACGACGACGCGCTGCGCCAGGTCATGGAGCGTCACGCGACCGCGGCCATCCGAGATCTCGAGGAAGGCCGGCGCTTCACGCGCAGAGTCGCAGCGGCGATCCGCGACCGACTCGCCAGCGGCGCGCCGACCGCAGCGGCGGTCGGTCGCCAGCTCGGCACGAGCGAGCGCTCCTTGCGCCGGCAGCTCTCGGCAGAGGGCCAGAGCTACCATGGGCTGCTCTCTGAGGTGCGACTCGAGCTCGCCTCGTGCTACCTCGCCGACCCGACGCTCACTCTGCTCGATGTGGCTCTCCTGGTCGGCTACTCGGACCAGAGCGCGTTCTCGACTGCGTTTCGCCGGTGGACTGGCCGCAGCCCGAGCTCGCTCCGCGCCCCGCGGCCCGCTCGAGGTCGCGACGACGATCACGCGTGA